The DNA segment CGTTCTCACGTTGACCCTCGGCAGTATCGGCCCACTACTCTACTTGGTCCGCCGCCTCGGGAAGGAACCTCGGCTTTTCGCCTCTCCGCAAGCCGTTCAACGGTAACACAAAGGAGTTCGCATGGATTCTGTCGCATTCTTACAAGAAACCACCAAGGGATTGTTCCCGGAAGTGCTCGGTATCCAGTTTCTCGAAGCCGCCCCGGAACGCGTGAAGGCCAGCCTGATTGTGCGCCCGGAGCTGTGCACGACGAATCGCATCGTACATGGCGGCGCGATTATGGCTTTTGCCGACACGTTGGGCGCGTACGTCACGGCACTCAACCTCGACCTCAGCAAAGGAGTAGGGACAGCGACGCTAGAGTCGAAAACCAACTTTCTCGCGGCAGCGCCAGAGGGTTCGACCGTCTTCGGCGAATGCACCGCTGTCCATCGCGGCAAGCGCACCATGGTGTGGCAAACGCGCGTCACCCGAGAAGATGGCACTGTGGTCGCGGTCGTCACGCAAACCCAGATGGTTCTCGAACCCCGCTTGTCCCCACAAGAAACGATGGCGAAGCTCTTCGAGGGAAAATCGCTGGCCGAGCAACAGGCGTTAATGGCGGCACTCGAACGCGGCGGGGCAGCGTTGTACCGCAGTTGGGCGGCGCATGAGACGCAGCCAGACCCCCAGGCGGCGTTGCTTGCTGCCGCAACACGAGAAGAGGACAATGCCGTACTGCTAGAAAAACAGAACTCGTAGAGATTCAGCGACGAAGGAGGAAAGAATATGGGTATCGTCGATCGGTATGTGGCCTATGCCACAACATTTGAAGAAGCCTACGCCAGTGATGACTGGTCGAAGCTCGAACCGTTTTTCACTGAGGATGCGGTGTACGCGTTTGTCGCCCCGGCTCCGTTTGGCGGAGAGTATAAAGGACGCGCGGCGGTGTTCGCGCAATTCAAGAATTCCGTGAATGCCCTCGACCGCCGTTTCAACTCGCGCACGGTCGAAGTCCTGGCAGGTCCCAGCGAAAAAGATGGGGGCGTATGGATACGGTGGGCGGCGATCTACAAGCTTGCTGGCGCACCGGACTGCCGCATGGAAGGTGAAGAACGCGCCACGTTTACTGGCACCCGCATCGCACGGTTGGAAGACTCGATGACTGAGGCAGAAGCCGCTCGCGTGGGAGCCTATTTTGCGCAGCACGGGGCGAAGCTGAAACCTACAGAATAAAAAAAGGAATTCCGAGTAAAAGAGGAGAGAGATTGTATGAATTTGATTGGCAGAGGGGGGATGTGGGTGGGTGTACTTCTCGCGGCACTCTGCGTTCCGTCGGTCGGGCGGAGCACCGAGGTTGACGAGTTGAAAGCCACGGCTGAGCAACTGATAGCCGCACTGAACAAGGGTGATCTCGACACCTGGTCGACCCTCGTGCATAACCAGGCCGTCGGCTTCTATGCTTTCTCCCCCTTCCCTGTGGAAGGGAAAGCCGCCCTACGACAAAACTTTCAGGGGCTGCTGAGTACGACGGAAAGCTTGACGATCACGCCGCTCAATTTCCAATACCGCGTCGTCGGTGACACGGGATATACCTGGGGGCATGTTGTAATTGCGTTTAAGCCTAAAGATGGCCCGCTGCGCATCACATGGGTACGCGAACTCATGACATATGCCAAGGTCGGGGGAAAGTGGCAGATGGTCACGGTCCATGTCTCGGCCATTCCAGCCAACGGCTTATAGCGAGGAGGTATGTATGCGCATCAAAGGAATCGACCCCGAAAACGCGCCTGAGAGCGTCCAACCGGTATTTCAGCGCAGTCTCGACTTCTTCGGGCGCGTGATTACGCCAAGTTTGGTCATGGCCCATCGACCAGAGATTCTACTTGCCCATGCAAAACTGGGGCAGGCGATTAGCGCTTCCACCGTGGTTGAAAGCCGCCTCAAGACGATGGTATCAGTGCGTGCGGCGCAAATGGTCGGCTGTCCTTTTTGAGTAGATATCAACTCTGCCGTCGGCAGAAACGCTGGTATCACAGACGAACAACTGGAAGATCTGGCTACTTTCGAAACGAGTCCGTATTTCGATCACCGTGAAAAAGCAGTGTTGCGCTACGCCGAGGGGATGACGCATACGCCACCCGATGTTTCCGACGCTGCGTTTGAAGAGCTACGGGCCTTGTTCAGCCCGGAACAAATCGTCGAATTGACGGCGGCGATCGCGTTAGAGAATTTTCGCGCGCGATTCAACTGTGCGCTGAAGATCGAGAGCGACAATCTCTGCCTGCTGCCGCCGGACCACCCGGTACGCAAACTGCGCGAGTAAAGATAAAGAGAAGCTCCTCTAGAAAAACACCTGAACTTAAAAACTACGGCTCAGAGCTGAAGCAGGGGCGGTACGCGCACCGCCCCTGCAACTCCCATTAACCCTTTACGTAGCCCAAGCCCTCTACGATCAGACCGTCTTTCACCCTCATGAGGTTCACGCCGCGCACGGAATTTTGCGCGCCGTCTCCCCACCAGAAACGCCAGCGAATGATCGCCCGCTCATCGGCTACGAAAACGTCTTCGAGATCGAAGTGGGCGTTCGGCGTAGTTGCGATCGACTGCCACAGCGTCACACACGCTACGCGCCCTACATGACGCGCGCCGTCGGGTGCCGGCGTCGTGTTCTCGATAACGCAGTCCTCGGCAACGAGATCGGCCAATTCTGCGGGATCATGACGCTGAAACACGTTGTTGAACCTCTCTATCGCTTCGGCGGTACTTCTTTTGGGCATAACGATATCCTCTTTATTTCTACTATTTGTGATTCAGAAGGTGAACGTCAAGCTTTAGCTGCGCGGCGGGCTTGCTGCTCTTCAAACAGTGCCAGTTCCTCCGTGAGAGCTTTGGCGACACTTGGTCGCTCGTACAGGCGATTTGTGTAGGCTTTCAGCGCTGGCCACCGTGCCAGGTGCACACCGGTAAATTTGGCCCAATTCAGCACCGTAATGAGATAGGCGTCGGCGACCGTGAAACCATCCAGCAGATAGTCCTTGCCGTCGAGGTGGTTGTTCAGGTAGGAGAAGGCTCGCTCAGCTTTCTCCCGCGCGTGGATTTTGGCCTCTTGTGGCCTACTCGGGTCAAGCAGCGGGATGAACACGACCTTGTGCAGCTCGGAGGTGATGAAGTTGAGCCACTGCTGCAGGCGATAGCGCGCCATACCGATTTGCGGGGCCAAGCCCGACTGAGGGTTCTGGTCGGCGACATATTGCAGCACCACCGGATTTTCGGTGAGGAGCTCACCTGTATCGGTGCGCAGCACCGGCACCTGACCCATGGCGTTTACTGCCAAGAAGTCCGATCCATCGGCAAGCCGCTTGGATTTCGTATCGACGCTGATGAACTTGCCTTCGATACCCGCTTCGTAGAATGCGATGCGCGTAGCCAGAGAGCAGGCCAGAGGGGAAAAATAGAGATCCATAGTAACCTCCTGCGATTTTTATTTGCGATACCTGCGCACATGCTTAAGCACGTTCGTCATCAGCCTCAATTACTTGTGAGGTAAAGAAATCACGCAGACAGGCATCCACAGATGGAGTTGTGTGATGAGTCGTAGAAGAAGGAGAGTTCCGCTCCCGCTCGATCCGAGACAAGATTTTGGTAGAGGATTCGGCGACGAGGGCCACGCCCTGACACAACTGAGGCAGGCGGTATTTCACTGTGCGGGTTGAGCTTCGCCAAATACTAGTTTTACGTGCTCCTCATATGCTTGGAGCGTTGCCTCGGTCTCTGCGTCAGCAGGATAGAAAACTTCGACGTGCAGTTCCTGTAATGTCACGTCGTGCGGTGTCGCCACGGTCGTAACGGTGCTGAACATCCGCGCGATCTTGCCGTCCAAGTTCAATTCCATCGGGAGGATCAATGCCTGCGACCCCTCAAGCTCAGGTTCGCGCCAGCGGGCCGGAACACCAGGATAACTTAGAATATCCGCAATCAGTTTTTTCAGCGTATCGTCGCGCGCCCATGCCAGCCTGCGATACGCCTCGTTCAACAACGCTTTGGCGCTGGCCTCCCAGTTCACCATGACTCTGCGCAAGCTGTTGGGATCGAAGAGCAGATGCAGCAAGTTCACGCGCGGCGGTGTTGACACGCGCAAAGGGAGGAGGCCCGTGGGCTCTTTGCCCAAGATGACCGTCAGGAATCGTACAAAGGCGGCGTTGGCCATGACCACGTTCCAGTATCGATCGTGCGCGAGGGCGCTGCGTGGCTCGTTTGACTTCAACATGATCTCGACAACCGCGCGGACCTGGGTCATGCGCGGGTCATCCAAACTGGTCTCGCCGTAAACCGGTGCATAACCGGCAGCCAGCAGCAGCACGTTACGCTCGCGTAGCGGCACGTCGAGTACGTTCGCTAAGGTGAGGAGCATGTCCCGACTTGGCGCCGCGCGGCCAGTTTCGAGAAAACTGAGATGGCGGGCGGAAACCTCGGCTTCCAGCGACAGTTCAAGTTGGCTGAGATGGCGCGCTTCTCGCCATCGACGAAGCAGCGGCCCAACCCCATTTGGCTCTACGACTGTTCCATTTTTCTGTATATCCATGAGCAAGACCGTACCAGCCTGGAAGATGCCGAGCCATTACCTGTGAGGTAATGGCTCGGTCACGGCTGAAGTGCAAAGGAGAAAGCGAAGTTACATCTACGCAGCCTCATCGTGGCCTCGGCCTTGCCATTGGACCAAACACAGTCCGTTGCCGAAGGGGTCGCTCAGGCAGGCTTGGCGGCCCCAGTTGAAGGTTTGCAGCGGGCCTTCGATCTTGGCTCCTACGTTGAGGGCTCTTGCAACAGCGGCGTCCAGGTCCGACACGATGAAGTCGAGATGCACGGGCATCCAGTGCCGTTGGTAATCGCGAAGCTGGGACGTGTAGGCGCTTGGCGATGAGCCAGGCTGCTTCAGCATAAGATAGATTGACGATGCAGCGCCGAGCATCTCGGCGACCGTACCCTCGAAGAGCCGGCGATACAGCTTCAGACCTACAGCGTGTTCGTAGAACCGAATCGCTTCCTCTAGATCGCCGACATCGATGTTGACTAAAAGCTCCATCGTGGAACCCTCCTTCATCGTGCTTAAGCAACGTGGCGTGAGTATAAGAAATACACGTGCATCTTGCTCGCCTTTTTCGTGCATGAGATTCTGTAGCGCTATTGGCAAAGTTTTTCTTCGTGCATGAGTAATAACGGAAAAAGTGTTTGTTGCTATGCAAGCCGAAGTCGCTGTTGCTCCAACAATGCACGGTGCTGTTGTTGGAGCAACTCCAACACAGTTTGACAGAGCGAGGGTCTTCCAGCAGCATAAGGATGGCAAGGAAAACTCGCGCGACGGCGCACCCTGTGGACGGATGAAGAGATGACTTGTACTCAGTGCCACACAGAGAATAAAGCGGGCCGGAAATTCTGTGCAACATGCGGACAGGGGTTGCCAAGCGCGTGCATGCAGTGTGGCTTCCTCAACGACCCTGGCGATCGCTTTTGTGGGGGGTGTGGAACTCCTCTGATTACGCTATCGCAAGCGGACACTAGCTCCCTTTTCGTCCCTACTCATGCCCAATCCCCAGCATCGTATACCCCACCCCATCTCGCTGAGCGCATTCGCGCTGAACACGCCGCGCTTGCTGCTCGCAGTCTGGCCGACGGCGAGCGCAAGACCATCACGGCCTTGTTTGCCGATCTCAAAGGCTCGACGGCACTGATTGAAGGGCTCGATCCCGAAGAGGCGCGGGCACTTATTGATCCCGCCTTGCAGTTGATGATGGACGCCGTGCATCACTACGAGGGCTATGTCGCGCAGGCCTTAGGGGATGGCATCTTTGCCCTGTTTGGTGCGCCAATTGCCCATGAGGATCACCCGCAGCGAGCGGTATACGCTGCGCTACGTATGCAAGAAGAGATGCGTCGCTATGGCGATCAGGTGAGACTCAAGCACGGTGTCCCCCTGGCCATGCGGGTCGGGGTGAATACCGGCGAAGTCGTCGTGCGGTCGATTCGCAAAGACGACCTTCATACCGACTACCTGCCAGTCGGGCACGCCACGAATCTGGCGGCCCGGATGGAGCAGATGGCGACGCCGGGTTCGATCTTGATTACCGAGGACACGAAGAAACTGATCGCGGGGTATTTTGGACTCAAGGCATTGGGCGCCGCCGAGATCAAAGGGCGAGCGGAGCCGCTCAATGTCTACGAAGTCGTGGGGGCAGGACCACTACGGACGCGATTACAAATGGACGCCCGACGCGGCCTGACCCGCTTTATCGGACGGCAGACCGAGCTAGAACAGATCGAGAGAGCATTAGACCAAGCCAAAGCGGGACAGGGACAGATTGTGGGCGTTATGGGGGAAGCGGGGTTAGGGAAATCGCGGTTGTTCCATGAGTTCAAGCTCCTCTGCCAGAGGGGGTGTGTGGTGCTGGAGGCCTACTTTGTTTCGTATGGCCAAGCATCGCCCTATCTACCGGTGATCGAGCTGCTGAAGGCGTACTTTCAGATTCAACCGCACGATGACGAACGCACCCACCGCGAGCACGTGATTGGCAAGGTCTTGGGCCTCGACCGCAGCTTGGAAGATACGTTGCCCTATCTGTTTGCCTTGCTCGGCATTGAAGAGCAACAGTCCCCGTTACAGCAGATGGACCCGCAGATTCGCCAGCGGCGCATGTGCGACGCGCTCAAGAAGCTCTTGCTACGCGAAAGTCTTAACCAGCCGCTCGTCCTTATCTTTGAAGACTTGCACTGGATTGATAGTGAAACACAAGGGTTCTTAGACACTTTCAGTGATAGCATGGCCTCCGCGAAAGCCTTGCTCCTCGTCAATTACCGGCCCGAGTATCGCCATGAGTGGGGGCAGAAGACGTACTACACCCAGGTGCGGCTGGCGCCATTGGGGAGAGCAGAGACGGAAGAGCTTCTCACGTTCCTGCTGGGCCCTGATGACAGTCTCACGGCCTTAAAGCAACAGATTTTAACTAAGACCGAAGGTACGCCGTTCTTTATGGAAGAAGTGGTGCAAACTTTGGTGGACGAACAGGTACTGAGAGGCGAACGGGGAAACTACCGTCTCTCACAGGCGGTGACCGACTTGCACATCTCCCCCACGATCCAAGGGGTGCTCGCCGCGCGTATTGACCGGCTAGCGCCGGAGGAGAAAGCCCTGCTTCAACAGCTCTCGGTCATCGGTCGCGAGTTTCCACTTGACTTGGTGCGCCATGTCATTGCCCAGCCGGAAGACGAGTTGTACCGACTCCTCTCTGCCCTCCAGCACAAAGAGTTTCTCTATGAACAGCCTGCGTTTCCCGAAGTCGAATACCTCTTTAAGCACGCCCTGACCCACGAAGTGGCGTACAACTCGGTGCTCATTGAACGCCGCAAAGCTCTGCACGAGCAAACGGCACAAGTAATTGAGCGGCTATTTCACGATCGGTTAGAGGAGCATTACAGTGAGCTGGCGCATCACTACAGCAGCAGTGGCAATACAGAAAAGGCAGTTACGTATCTCCTCCGGGACTTGCGCGCAGAATGGTTCGCAAGCCACGAGCCGTAGATTCGGCAGCTCAGTCCACGTAAGCGCTCAGCTATTAGCTGTCAGCGATCAGCCGGGCGAGAAAAATCTCGGGGTACTCAACTTCCCTCATTTTCAAGCGTTGCCTGTTTAGGGAATTTCCTCCCTTTTGCTGAACGCCGATGGCCGACGGCTGAACGCTTACCAGTCCACAGATAGTTGGAAAACAAGCTGTTCCGCAGCTTATCTATCGTCTGTCCCAGTGCTTTGGGCTTCTTCTTTATCGTGTTTATAGCTGGGTCGTAAGGTCAGCGTAGGTTTTCTTTCCGTAAGAGCGCTTGACAAACCCCAGGGTGTGAGTGTATTTAACTTTTCAGTTATTTAACTGAGAGGTTAATTACTGAATGTCCCCCGATCCCCTCAGCATTACCTTCGCCGCTCTTGCCGATCCTACCCGGCGTACCATCCTTGCTCGCCTCGCCCAAGGCGAGGCCTCGGTCGGGGAATTGGCCGCACCCTTCGACATGAGTCTGCCGGCCATCTCTAAGCACCTCAAGGTGTTAGAGAACGCGGGTCTGATCGCGCGTGGTCGTGACGCACAGTGGCGCCCCTGCCAACTCACGGCGAGTCCGCTCAAGGACGCCGTCGCTTGGCTAGAGCATTATCGTCCCTTCTGGGAACAGAGTTTCGAGCGCTTGGAGGAGTATCTGCGCAAGGTGCAAAGAAAGGAGAAGAAACATGGCCGCAAGAAGAAGTAGTGCCCCCGCGGAAGTGACGGAGCGGGAGCTGGTTATCACGCGCGTCTTCGATGCGCCGCGCCCTCTCGTCTTCAAAGCCTGGATCGAGCCCGAACGTATCAAGGAGTGGTGGGGACCGCGCGGCTTCACCACGCTGTCCTGTGAGATGGATCTCCGACCAGGTGGAGCGTGGCGCACTCGTTCGCGAGCACCGGAGGGGACCGAGCTGGCAGAGCACGGCGTCTTTCGTGAGATCGTGGAGCCGGAGCGGCTCGTCTTCACCCAGGCGTGGGAGCATGCAGACGGTACGCCTAAGCACGAAACGCTGGTAACAGTGACCTTCGTTGAACAGCGCGGAAAGACCTTGCTCACCTTCCATCAAGGCGTCTTCGAGTCGATCACGTCACGTGATGAACACGAAGGTGGCTGGAGCAGCGTCTTCGAACTGCTCGACGAATATCTGGCAAAGGTCTGAGACAAACAATTTTACTGAAAGGAGATCGAATTATGGAACACAACCTAATTGTCACCCGAGACGAATGGCTCGTTGCCCGCAAGGCGCTACTAGCCAAGGAAAAGGAAGCCACCCGTGCCCGCGATGCACTGAGCGCCGAGCGTCGCACCCTCCCCTGGGTCAAGGTCGAGAAGAACTACGTTTTCGACACGCCCAACGGCAGGAAGACACTCGCTGACCTATTCGGCGGACGCAGCCAATTGATCATCTATCATTTCATGTTCCGTCCGGGGTGGGAGGAGGGCTGTAGAAGCTGCTCGTTCCTCACCGATCATATCGACGGTAGCGTCGTGCACCTCGCGCACCGTGACGTGACGCTAATGGTGGTTTCACGAGCGCCTCTACCTCAGATCGAAGCATTTAGGAAGCGCATGAGCTGGCGCTTCAAATGGGCGTCGTCATACGGGAATGACTTTAACAGCGACTATCACGTGTCGTTCACGAAGGACGATATGGCGAAGGGCCAGACGTACTACAACTACGAAGTACGCGAATCTGCGGATGAGAGCGAAGCTCCCGGCACCAGCGT comes from the Deltaproteobacteria bacterium genome and includes:
- a CDS encoding PaaI family thioesterase, encoding MDSVAFLQETTKGLFPEVLGIQFLEAAPERVKASLIVRPELCTTNRIVHGGAIMAFADTLGAYVTALNLDLSKGVGTATLESKTNFLAAAPEGSTVFGECTAVHRGKRTMVWQTRVTREDGTVVAVVTQTQMVLEPRLSPQETMAKLFEGKSLAEQQALMAALERGGAALYRSWAAHETQPDPQAALLAAATREEDNAVLLEKQNS
- a CDS encoding nuclear transport factor 2 family protein, with protein sequence MGIVDRYVAYATTFEEAYASDDWSKLEPFFTEDAVYAFVAPAPFGGEYKGRAAVFAQFKNSVNALDRRFNSRTVEVLAGPSEKDGGVWIRWAAIYKLAGAPDCRMEGEERATFTGTRIARLEDSMTEAEAARVGAYFAQHGAKLKPTE
- a CDS encoding nuclear transport factor 2 family protein, with product MNLIGRGGMWVGVLLAALCVPSVGRSTEVDELKATAEQLIAALNKGDLDTWSTLVHNQAVGFYAFSPFPVEGKAALRQNFQGLLSTTESLTITPLNFQYRVVGDTGYTWGHVVIAFKPKDGPLRITWVRELMTYAKVGGKWQMVTVHVSAIPANGL
- a CDS encoding carboxymuconolactone decarboxylase family protein yields the protein MLRYAEGMTHTPPDVSDAAFEELRALFSPEQIVELTAAIALENFRARFNCALKIESDNLCLLPPDHPVRKLRE
- a CDS encoding nuclear transport factor 2 family protein, encoding MPKRSTAEAIERFNNVFQRHDPAELADLVAEDCVIENTTPAPDGARHVGRVACVTLWQSIATTPNAHFDLEDVFVADERAIIRWRFWWGDGAQNSVRGVNLMRVKDGLIVEGLGYVKG
- a CDS encoding glutathione S-transferase C-terminal domain-containing protein, which translates into the protein MDLYFSPLACSLATRIAFYEAGIEGKFISVDTKSKRLADGSDFLAVNAMGQVPVLRTDTGELLTENPVVLQYVADQNPQSGLAPQIGMARYRLQQWLNFITSELHKVVFIPLLDPSRPQEAKIHAREKAERAFSYLNNHLDGKDYLLDGFTVADAYLITVLNWAKFTGVHLARWPALKAYTNRLYERPSVAKALTEELALFEEQQARRAAKA
- a CDS encoding helix-turn-helix transcriptional regulator; the protein is MDIQKNGTVVEPNGVGPLLRRWREARHLSQLELSLEAEVSARHLSFLETGRAAPSRDMLLTLANVLDVPLRERNVLLLAAGYAPVYGETSLDDPRMTQVRAVVEIMLKSNEPRSALAHDRYWNVVMANAAFVRFLTVILGKEPTGLLPLRVSTPPRVNLLHLLFDPNSLRRVMVNWEASAKALLNEAYRRLAWARDDTLKKLIADILSYPGVPARWREPELEGSQALILPMELNLDGKIARMFSTVTTVATPHDVTLQELHVEVFYPADAETEATLQAYEEHVKLVFGEAQPAQ
- a CDS encoding VOC family protein; this translates as MELLVNIDVGDLEEAIRFYEHAVGLKLYRRLFEGTVAEMLGAASSIYLMLKQPGSSPSAYTSQLRDYQRHWMPVHLDFIVSDLDAAVARALNVGAKIEGPLQTFNWGRQACLSDPFGNGLCLVQWQGRGHDEAA
- a CDS encoding AAA family ATPase, which translates into the protein MTCTQCHTENKAGRKFCATCGQGLPSACMQCGFLNDPGDRFCGGCGTPLITLSQADTSSLFVPTHAQSPASYTPPHLAERIRAEHAALAARSLADGERKTITALFADLKGSTALIEGLDPEEARALIDPALQLMMDAVHHYEGYVAQALGDGIFALFGAPIAHEDHPQRAVYAALRMQEEMRRYGDQVRLKHGVPLAMRVGVNTGEVVVRSIRKDDLHTDYLPVGHATNLAARMEQMATPGSILITEDTKKLIAGYFGLKALGAAEIKGRAEPLNVYEVVGAGPLRTRLQMDARRGLTRFIGRQTELEQIERALDQAKAGQGQIVGVMGEAGLGKSRLFHEFKLLCQRGCVVLEAYFVSYGQASPYLPVIELLKAYFQIQPHDDERTHREHVIGKVLGLDRSLEDTLPYLFALLGIEEQQSPLQQMDPQIRQRRMCDALKKLLLRESLNQPLVLIFEDLHWIDSETQGFLDTFSDSMASAKALLLVNYRPEYRHEWGQKTYYTQVRLAPLGRAETEELLTFLLGPDDSLTALKQQILTKTEGTPFFMEEVVQTLVDEQVLRGERGNYRLSQAVTDLHISPTIQGVLAARIDRLAPEEKALLQQLSVIGREFPLDLVRHVIAQPEDELYRLLSALQHKEFLYEQPAFPEVEYLFKHALTHEVAYNSVLIERRKALHEQTAQVIERLFHDRLEEHYSELAHHYSSSGNTEKAVTYLLRDLRAEWFASHEP
- a CDS encoding helix-turn-helix transcriptional regulator: MSPDPLSITFAALADPTRRTILARLAQGEASVGELAAPFDMSLPAISKHLKVLENAGLIARGRDAQWRPCQLTASPLKDAVAWLEHYRPFWEQSFERLEEYLRKVQRKEKKHGRKKK
- a CDS encoding SRPBCC domain-containing protein, translated to MAARRSSAPAEVTERELVITRVFDAPRPLVFKAWIEPERIKEWWGPRGFTTLSCEMDLRPGGAWRTRSRAPEGTELAEHGVFREIVEPERLVFTQAWEHADGTPKHETLVTVTFVEQRGKTLLTFHQGVFESITSRDEHEGGWSSVFELLDEYLAKV
- a CDS encoding thioredoxin family protein yields the protein MEHNLIVTRDEWLVARKALLAKEKEATRARDALSAERRTLPWVKVEKNYVFDTPNGRKTLADLFGGRSQLIIYHFMFRPGWEEGCRSCSFLTDHIDGSVVHLAHRDVTLMVVSRAPLPQIEAFRKRMSWRFKWASSYGNDFNSDYHVSFTKDDMAKGQTYYNYEVRESADESEAPGTSVFYKNTTGAIFHTYSSYARGLDMLVGAYNYLDLVPKGRDEDALTFTMAWVRHHDRYGDDYVVDPKAPYLPPKESDSCHRSGENHS